A portion of the Cryptomeria japonica chromosome 5, Sugi_1.0, whole genome shotgun sequence genome contains these proteins:
- the LOC131042525 gene encoding lipase-like PAD4 encodes MFLNILRNSDLEIQMDKFSKQRREQTIIFVGHSIGGAVATLATIWLLEKRMRQISSICITFGSPLVGDTVLMQSIDCQGWSGNFCHVVSKLDIVPRMLLAPFESIGQHLNSIFPQRGSIMGNDSVSLMHPSSLEACRKLLDNIKCLRESSPYKPIGTYMFCSVHGAACIEDPQAVLKMMILTLQSTEEKGIAAALISEHISYGDKLRHVIESGYSTKTSNISSESSFEMGIALQLEAMGFQTQNNHAFDALKEPEDLKNKLGMDIENLNKKLSERQSEMAELEWYIKTVCEGNSRSLYDVFRDLDEKKESRVNLIRISLRNFWDDIIDMVKNHQLPNDFRYQNKWINAGTAYRRLLEPLDIAAFYHLQNERESYLSIGNRPVRHMVLEKWLNDKNQTRTGRDRRPRTKFASLTEDSCFWAHVEEAAKDLTNLQQEQERHQVINAHLKESLETFEVYVSKMIEEKSISKDVFLEQSSFMIWWNKYREFQLQYPEWISNSPLLRSMENLNMEV; translated from the exons ATGTTCTTGAACATTCTGAGAAATTCAGACCTGGAAATCCAG ATGGACAAGTTTTCGAAGCAGAGAAGGGAGCAAACCATTATATTTGTGGGTCATTCTATAGGAGGTGCCGTTGCAACTCTTGCTACGATCTGGCTTCTGGAAAAAAGAATGAGACAAATTTCTTCTATTTGCATTACATTTGGTTCTCCTTTGGTTGGAGATACTGTTCTTATGCAATCAATTGATTGCCAAGGTTGGTCCGGAAATTTTTGTCACGTGGTTTCCAAACTTGATATTGTTCCGCGGATGCTCCTTGCACCTTTTGAATCAATTGGACAGCATTTGAATTCAATTTTTCCACAGAGAGGGAGCATCATGGGCAATGATTCTGTTAGTTTAATGCATCCTTCTTCTCTGGAGGCATGCAGgaaacttcttgacaatatcaaGTGCCTTAGAGAATCTAGCCCGTATAAACCCATTGGTACTTACATGTTCTGCTCAGTCCATGGCGCAGCTTGTATTGAGGATCCTCAAGCTGTCTTGAAGATGATGATTTTAACTTTGCAAAGCACAGAAGAAAAGGGTATTGCAGCTGCTTTAATTTCAGAGCACATAAGTTATGGTGATAAATTGAGACATGTTATTGAAAGTGGATACTCAACAAAAACTTCAAACATCTCTTCAGAATCCTCCTTTGAGATGGGAATAGCACTGCAATTAGAAGCAATGGGTTTTCAGACTCAG AATAACCATGCATTTGATGCCCTGAAAGAACCTGAAGATTTGAAAAACAAGCTTGGCATGGACATTGAGAACCTAAATAAGAAATTGAGCGAGAGACAAAGTGAGATGGCTGAGCTGGAATGGTACATCAAAACAGTCTGTGAGGGCAACAGCCGTAGCTTGTACGATGTTTTCAGAGACCTAGACGAAAAGAAAGAGTCTCGTGTCAATTTGATTAGGATATCTCTAAGAAATTTCTGGGATGACATAATTGATATGGTGAAGAATCATCAATTGCCCAATGACTTTCGATACCAAAATAAATGGATCAATGCTGGCACTGCATACAGAAGACTTTTAGAGCCTCTGGACATTGCAGCCTTCTATCATCTGCAAAACGAGAGAGAAAGCTATCTCTCAATTGGGAACAGGCCGGTCCGTCATATGGTGCTGGAAAAATGGCTGAATGATAAAAACCAGACTCGCACAGGTAGAGATAGGAGGCCTCGCACAAAGTTTGCGTCCTTAACTGAGGACTCTTGTTTTTGGGCTCACGTAGAAGAAGCTGCTAAAGACTTGACAAATCTGCAGCAAGAGCAAGAGCGACATCAAGTTATCAATGCCCATCTCAAGGAAAGCCTCGAAACTTTTGAGGTTTATGTGTCGAAGATGATCGAAGAGAAAAGTATTTCCAAGGATGTTTTCTTGGAACAGAGCAGCTTCATGATATGGTGGAACAAATACAGAGAGTTTCAACTGCAATACCCAGAATGGATATCAAACTCCCCTTTGCTCAGATCCATGGAAAATCTGAATATGGAGGTTTAG